In a single window of the Aridibaculum aurantiacum genome:
- a CDS encoding C40 family peptidase produces MLSSCKQFKAITASDNSVASSKPSKRSGQRGVKFLEDISVTHGQTSTTKVTTGPVAPRSTTNSRLSNTPPSGDIERADWLQLKYAIMLDANVEKLNNVSMLKTIDEWWGTRYCMGGSTKSCIDCSAFTQTVMQSVYNLNIPRTAQEQFNYTERINLEDLNEGDLVFFQTSGRSISHVGVYLLNNKFVHAATSGGVMVSDLNDSYWQPRFKGAGRVRDGKMAMKP; encoded by the coding sequence ATGCTCTCTTCCTGCAAACAGTTCAAAGCCATTACTGCATCCGATAACTCTGTTGCTTCATCCAAACCTTCCAAACGCAGTGGTCAGCGTGGCGTTAAATTCTTAGAGGATATCTCCGTAACCCACGGTCAAACCTCCACTACCAAAGTAACTACAGGTCCAGTCGCTCCAAGATCAACTACCAACTCAAGACTTTCCAATACACCACCTTCAGGTGATATAGAACGTGCAGACTGGCTGCAACTGAAGTATGCCATTATGCTCGACGCTAACGTCGAAAAGCTCAACAATGTGAGCATGCTCAAGACCATTGATGAATGGTGGGGCACTCGTTATTGCATGGGTGGCAGTACCAAGAGTTGTATCGATTGTTCGGCATTTACCCAAACTGTAATGCAGAGCGTGTACAACCTGAACATTCCGCGCACTGCGCAAGAGCAGTTCAACTACACTGAACGCATCAACCTTGAAGATCTGAACGAAGGCGACCTCGTTTTCTTCCAAACCTCTGGCCGCAGCATATCGCATGTAGGCGTATATCTCCTCAACAACAAGTTCGTTCACGCAGCCACCTCCGGCGGAGTAATGGTTTCTGACCTGAACGACTCTTACTGGCAGCCACGCTTCAAAGGCGCCGGCAGGGTAAGAGATGGAAAGATGGCGATGAAGCCGTAG